In Gossypium arboreum isolate Shixiya-1 chromosome 5, ASM2569848v2, whole genome shotgun sequence, a single genomic region encodes these proteins:
- the LOC108452262 gene encoding early nodulin-like protein 3 encodes MANSILRTLDYESKGFVAVGLLCLMMMMMIQKGYAREFQVNWGLHNGSNAQTYNQWAEHNRFQIGDSLVFNYAPNEDSVLYVSEDAYKNCNVESPWSKYTDGHTVFSLDHSGPYHFISGTKGNCQKDEKLVVVVLADRTNRSSNANVTNAPSPAPSGSVDVMVPSPAPVNETNAPSPPPTGSTNVMPPSPAPSAESPPTGTVEVNPTPAPSEESHPPNVATCLRWMSTTMGTMLVASTLVLGF; translated from the exons ATGGCAAACTCCATTTTGAGAACATTAGATTATGAAAGCAAAGGATTTGTAGCAGTGGGGCTGCTTtgtttgatgatgatgatgatgattcaaAAGGGTTATGCAAGAGAATTCCAAGTGAACTGGGGTCTTCATAATGGCTCCAATGCTCAAACTTACAATCAATGGGCTGAACACAACAGATTTCAGATTGGTGACTCACTTG TGTTTAACTACGCACCAAACGAAGATTCAGTGCTATATGTGAGTGAGGATGCCTACAAGAACTGCAATGTAGAGTCACCCTGGTCCAAATACACCGATGGCCACACTGTTTTCTCATTGGATCATTCAGGGCCATACCATTTCATCAGTGGTACCAAAGGCAATTGCCAAAAGGACGAGAAGTTAGTGGTCGTCGTCTTAGCTGATCGGACCAACCGTTCTTCCAACGCAAACGTAACCAACGCTCCTTCTCCCGCGCCATCTGGTTCGGTCGATGTAATGGTGCCGTCTCCAGCACCCGTAAACGAAACCAATGCTCCTTCTCCTCCACCAACCGGTTCGACCAACGTAATGCCGCCATCTCCGGCACCTTCTGCGGAGTCTCCACCGACGGGGACAGTGGAGGTTAACCCGACACCGGCACCGAGTGAAGAGTCACATCCACCAAATGTTGCAACTTGTTTGAGGTGGATGAGTACTACAATGGGAACAATGTTGGTGGCTTCAACTCTTGTTTTAGGGTTCTAA